tcaaaaaaatgaacACTACAAACAATAATGATATCATGAATGGTGACATCAACAACTTAGTTTCGCCCTATTTGGATTCTCAAATGTTACTCCATTTGATAAGATGGTTTAGGGAAATGAAGATTTATGATTTGGAATCTCTTAAGGCAGCTGAAATAGATGTTTTAAAAACTACGCATTTGTATGGTGATATGAATGAATTATATCCTCAGATTTTAGCAGGAGAGTTATCTAACAAGAATTGCACCTTAGAACAGCTAGAATCTATGTCAAAATCTTTGAGTTCGCTAATAGCCGCACTTAAAAAGTGGAAAGAAACCCATGATGAGTCTAGCAGAAgtttaaaaagaaaatccTTAATTGAACTGCAACAGTGGTATTTGGAAAATGATTTCTCGGCTAGCTCATCAAAtacttcaaataatgatgTTGAAGATACAAACAATGAATCCCAATTATTTCCTTCTAATCCAGTCCAAATGTTAATTCGTCTTTCACGCCTATTTTACTTTGCTGGAAAATATAGAGAATCACAAAATACACTGGATATTGTTCTTAAAATTATTCCAGATTGTACCAATATTGAAGTTCCATTGATAATGAGGGTAGAGTGCTATTTTGGTTCTATTGCCAACGGTATTGTATCTAATTTGTCAAAATATTCAGATCCTATTGAACCAGCAGCATAtcttaattattttcaactaGTTGATGATACATTATCGAGAGAATTTCACAAAATTAATCCAATTCAGGTTTATCTATACAAAAGCTGGCTAGTGCATTGGTCCCTTTTTCCTCTATTTACTCAATATTTTCGGGAATCATGCTTTTCTACCAATAAATCTTTTACTAATTTAAACG
The Cryptosporidium parvum Iowa II chromosome 2, whole genome shotgun sequence genome window above contains:
- a CDS encoding possible translation initiation factor with possible PINT domain; the protein is MNTTNNNDIMNGDINNLVSPYLDSQMLLHLIRWFREMKIYDLESLKAAEIDVLKTTHLYGDMNELYPQILAGELSNKNCTLEQLESMSKSLSSLIAALKKWKETHDESSRSLKRKSLIELQQWYLENDFSASSSNTSNNDVEDTNNESQLFPSNPVQMLIRLSRLFYFAGKYRESQNTLDIVLKIIPDCTNIEVPLIMRVECYFGSIANGIVSNLSKYSDPIEPAAYLNYFQLVDDTLSREFHKINPIQVYLYKSWLVHWSLFPLFTQYFRESCFSTNKSFTNLNGQNTSNNSQNTSNSSNNNSNCSNVNVNTNVWAPFLDWFASEKNFQVILTVCPHLIRYLACFGIIMRRNKDILDNIVNIITLNRDKYKDLFTELIFNLLVNFDFEASQKILNSFSSVTENDFFLNPLQKYIEENARLLIFEIYCRIHKSIDLNVISNELSMTSIEAERWIVNLIRNVHLDGKLDYEHNRVEMIDRSNNPSQLVSDKTRNILFRSNLLIQNLSNNPSFNYNNSQKNKQNWRVQSNKQSNRSEKKEQM